A genome region from Carassius carassius chromosome 23, fCarCar2.1, whole genome shotgun sequence includes the following:
- the dut gene encoding deoxyuridine 5'-triphosphate nucleotidohydrolase, mitochondrial, protein MLAWRVSVAAVRGLNGFGARCGAGVTEAVSPQKRSKSDAVNEHEELKVLKFAKLTENATTPSRGSSRAAGFDLYSAYDYTIGPMDKALVKTDIQIAVPHGYYGRVAPRSGLAVKHFIDVGAGVVDEDYRGNLGVVLFNFNKEPFEVKKGERIAQLICERICYPELQELQTLDETERGAGGFGSTGTN, encoded by the exons ATGTTGGCTTGGCGCGTTTCTGTGGCTGCTGTTCGCGGTTTAAACGGATTTGGCGCCAGATGCGGCGCTGGAG TTACAGAAGCGGTTTCTCCGCAGAAGAGAAGCAAGAGCGACGCGGTGAACGAACACGAAGAACTAAAGGTGCTTAAATTCGCCAAGCTGACCGAGAACGCCACGACACCGAGCCGAGGATCGAGCCGAGCCGCGGGATTCGACCTGTACAG TGCGTATGACTACACCATCGGGCCGATGGACAAAGCTCTGGTCAAGACGGACATCCAGATCGCGGTTCCTCATGGATACTACGGCCGAGTCG CTCCTCGCTCGGGTCTCGCCGTCAAGCACTTCATCGACGTCGGCG CTGGCGTGGTGGACGAGGACTACCGCGGGAATCTGGGAGTCGTGCTCTTCAACTTCAACAAAGAGCCGTTTGAAG TGAAGAAGGGCGAGCGCATCGCTCAGCTGATCTGTGAGAGAATCTGTTACCCAGAGCTGCAGGAGTTACAG ACGCTGGATGAGACGGAGAGAGGAGCAGGAGGCTTCGGCTCCACCGGCACCAACTGA